The genome window ATGGCAGGAGCCTCGGCTCTCTGTCATTAACCTCTTCGACCGTCAGGTATAGAAAACATTACCACCCATTGTTGCCATCGGTTTACCATGCGCCTTTCCCTTATTGTTACCGGTGTATTTTTAAACATGAAATAGGGAAATGTGATATGGAGTGTTTCGAATACTTGAGCCATATATTTTCTCATCTGATAGACCCGGAAGAGGTTGCTGCAATAATAATAGAGCCTGTCCTCGGCGAAGGCGGCTATATACCGTCACCAGATGGTTTTCTTCAGAGGCTCCGCAGGCTCTGCAATGAATGTGGAATCATGTTGATACTCGATGAAGTCCAGACAGGCTTCGGACGCACAGGAAAGTGGTTTGCATCAGAGCATTATGGTATTGTGCCGGATATAATGGCAGTGGCCAAGGCAATCGCCTCTGGCATGCCACTCGGCGCTGTAGCTTCAACAAAGCGGATTATGGACATGTGGCCGAGGGGTGCGCATGGGACGACCTTTGGGGGAAACCCTCTGAGCTGTGCTGCTGCAATTGCAACAATTACGGTTCTTAAGAGGGACGGCATTATAGAAAGAGCGGCTTATCTCGGAAGGATGAGCTTGGAAAGATTAAAGGTGCTCAAGGACAGATACGAATTCATTGGAGATGTAAGAGGGCATGGCCTTATGATAGGCATTGAGTTTGTTAAAGCTGATAAAGCACCTGACAGTGACCTGGCCATGAAGGTTATGAAGAAATGCGCTGAAAAGGGGCTGATCCTTATTGAGTGCGGAGGGAATAAAAACATCCTGCGTTTTATTCCGCCGCTTATAGTAGAAGAGGCTGAGATTAGCAGGGCACTGGATATTTTTGAGGATGTCTTGAAGGAGTGCTGAGAGATGGCTGAAATTGATAAAGACCTGCCAATTGATACAAAGCTTCTTTCAGATGCTGTCATTGAGCTGAATATAGCGAGGAGAAGTGTAGCTACTTATCCTAAGGGGCACCCACTTATAAGTGCGACGATAAACAAGGCATTTGATATTCTATCAAAACTCTTTGCCATGCGTGATGAAATGACCCTTGGCATTGCAAAAGATACCCTTATAGTTGGCCAGG of Nitrospirota bacterium contains these proteins:
- a CDS encoding aminotransferase class III-fold pyridoxal phosphate-dependent enzyme; protein product: MNNMWDRARDVLTTAIAFHTELIIEKAGGVYVRDTSGRKYMDFSSGVATLNIGHCHRDVVDAIKGQCSRLLHGGGVYLYAEAVEGSIKLARHVTGRQGIIAFTGSFHGRSLGSLSLTSSTVRYRKHYHPLLPSVYHAPFPYCYRCIFKHEIGKCDMECFEYLSHIFSHLIDPEEVAAIIIEPVLGEGGYIPSPDGFLQRLRRLCNECGIMLILDEVQTGFGRTGKWFASEHYGIVPDIMAVAKAIASGMPLGAVASTKRIMDMWPRGAHGTTFGGNPLSCAAAIATITVLKRDGIIERAAYLGRMSLERLKVLKDRYEFIGDVRGHGLMIGIEFVKADKAPDSDLAMKVMKKCAEKGLILIECGGNKNILRFIPPLIVEEAEISRALDIFEDVLKEC